In Pseudomonas sp. DNDY-54, a genomic segment contains:
- the fliO gene encoding flagellar biosynthetic protein FliO yields the protein MRILAFLSLLLAVPVMAAEPAASMNSSGMGAQMTKLLFGLLLVIGLIFLLAWLLRRMQQINPRSNQAIKLISSHALGPRERLVLVQVGSEQVLLGLSAGRITPLHVLEEPVHLPDAEPANPEFAQRLMELLGRDQKDKP from the coding sequence ATGCGAATTCTGGCCTTTCTTTCGCTATTGCTGGCCGTGCCGGTAATGGCCGCCGAGCCCGCGGCGAGCATGAACAGTTCCGGTATGGGCGCTCAGATGACCAAACTGCTGTTCGGCCTGCTGTTGGTGATCGGCCTGATCTTCTTGCTCGCCTGGTTGCTCAGACGCATGCAGCAGATCAATCCGCGCAGTAACCAGGCGATCAAGCTGATTTCCAGCCATGCGCTGGGCCCGCGCGAACGGTTGGTGCTGGTGCAGGTCGGCAGTGAGCAGGTGTTGCTCGGGCTGAGTGCAGGCCGGATCACCCCTCTGCATGTGCTTGAAGAGCCGGTTCATCTGCCGGACGCTGAGCCTGCCAACCCGGAGTTTGCCCAGCGCCTCATGGAGCTGCTTGGCAGGGACCAGAAGGACAAGCCCTGA
- the flhB gene encoding flagellar biosynthesis protein FlhB — protein sequence MAESESGADKSEEPTEKRIRESREKGQLARSKELNTVAVTLGGIGGLLASGGSLAGSLMAMMQGSFELSRETLLDEGAMVRLLMSSGMIALEAVIPLLIVLMIVSIIGPISLGGWLFSAKSMAPKFSRMNPGPGLKRMFSTKALVELLKALGKFLVVLMVALAVLSAYQDDLLSIAKQPLDLAIMHSAEVVGWCALWMACGLILIAAVDVPFQLWDNKQKMMMTKQEVRDEYKDSEGKPEVKSRIRQLQRDAAQRRMMQAVPEADVVITNPTHFAVALKYDGDKGGAPMLVAKGGDFVALKIREIANEHKVTVLESPALARSVYYSTELDQEIPAGLYLAVAQVLAYVYQLRQYRSGKGKRPDPLSNLPIPPDLRRDE from the coding sequence ATGGCTGAGAGCGAAAGCGGTGCCGACAAAAGCGAGGAACCCACGGAGAAACGCATCCGTGAATCTCGCGAGAAAGGTCAGCTTGCCCGCTCCAAAGAGCTGAATACGGTCGCGGTGACGCTTGGAGGGATTGGCGGCTTACTGGCGTCTGGCGGCAGCCTGGCGGGCAGCCTGATGGCGATGATGCAGGGCAGCTTTGAGCTGAGCCGGGAAACCCTATTGGATGAAGGTGCCATGGTGCGGCTGCTCATGAGCAGCGGGATGATCGCACTCGAGGCTGTCATACCGTTGCTGATCGTGCTGATGATCGTCTCCATCATCGGCCCGATTTCGTTGGGTGGCTGGCTGTTCTCGGCCAAATCGATGGCACCTAAATTTAGTCGGATGAATCCCGGGCCCGGTTTGAAACGGATGTTTTCGACCAAAGCACTGGTCGAATTGCTGAAGGCGCTCGGCAAGTTTCTGGTGGTGTTAATGGTGGCGCTGGCGGTTCTCAGCGCCTATCAGGACGACCTGCTGTCCATCGCCAAGCAACCGCTGGATCTCGCCATCATGCACAGTGCCGAAGTGGTGGGCTGGTGCGCACTGTGGATGGCCTGTGGGCTGATCTTGATCGCCGCGGTGGATGTCCCGTTCCAGCTCTGGGACAACAAACAGAAAATGATGATGACCAAGCAGGAAGTGCGCGACGAGTACAAGGACAGCGAAGGCAAGCCCGAGGTGAAGTCGCGGATTCGTCAGTTGCAGCGCGACGCAGCGCAACGCCGGATGATGCAGGCGGTGCCGGAGGCTGACGTGGTCATCACCAACCCGACCCACTTTGCCGTAGCACTGAAATATGACGGCGATAAGGGCGGCGCGCCGATGCTGGTGGCTAAGGGCGGCGACTTTGTTGCGCTGAAGATTCGTGAGATTGCCAACGAGCACAAGGTGACAGTACTCGAGTCGCCGGCGCTGGCGAGGTCGGTGTATTACTCCACCGAGCTTGATCAGGAGATTCCCGCGGGTCTGTACCTCGCCGTGGCGCAGGTGCTCGCGTATGTCTACCAGCTTCGCCAGTACCGCTCCGGCAAGGGTAAACGGCCAGATCCATTGAGCAACCTGCCGATCCCGCCGGACCTTCGCCGAGACGAATGA
- the fliN gene encoding flagellar motor switch protein FliN, whose translation MADDYENTSPEEQALADEWASALAEAGDANQDDIDALLNQGPATPVAPPRAPLEEFGSSPKGAPLQAGLEGPNLDVILDIPVSISMEVGSTEISIRNLLQLNQGSVVELDRLAGEPLDVLVNGTLIAHGEVVVVNEKFGIRLTDVISPSERIKKLR comes from the coding sequence ATGGCAGACGATTACGAAAACACATCTCCTGAAGAGCAGGCCCTGGCCGATGAGTGGGCCTCGGCGTTGGCCGAGGCGGGGGACGCGAATCAGGACGATATCGACGCGCTGCTCAATCAGGGCCCGGCGACGCCTGTGGCCCCGCCACGGGCGCCGTTGGAAGAATTCGGCAGCAGTCCGAAGGGCGCGCCGCTGCAGGCCGGTCTTGAAGGGCCGAATCTCGACGTGATTCTGGATATTCCGGTTTCGATCTCGATGGAGGTCGGAAGCACCGAAATCAGCATCCGCAACCTGCTCCAGCTCAACCAGGGCTCGGTGGTCGAGCTTGACCGTTTGGCGGGTGAACCGCTGGACGTGCTGGTGAACGGCACCCTGATCGCCCACGGCGAGGTCGTGGTGGTGAACGAAAAATTCGGCATCCGTTTGACTGATGTAATCAGTCCAAGCGAACGCATCAAGAAGCTGCGCTGA
- the flhA gene encoding flagellar biosynthesis protein FlhA, translating into MDRTQLIGIRNGITGAGRGNLGVPLLLLVMMGMMMLSVPPFLLDLLFTFNIALSIVVLLVSVYALRPLDFAVFPTILLVATLMRLALNVASTRVVLINGHEGGSAAGHVIEAFGNVVIGGNYVVGIVVFAILMIINFVVVTKGAGRISEVSARFTLDAMPGKQMAIDADLNAGLIDQSEAKLRRVEVASEADFYGSMDGASKFVRGDAIAGLLILFINLIGGVGIGMAQHGMSFSEAGQVYALLTIGDGLVAQIPSLLLSTAAAIMVTRVTSSEDMGQQVNRQMFASPKALAVSAGIMIAMGLVPGMPHMSFLGLGAVAAGGAYWIWHRQKQVKQHAEQEVQKQQELLPAQRTAETKELGWDDVTPVDMVGLEVGYRLIPLVDRNQGGQLLARIKGVRKKLSQDLGFLMPSVHIRDNLDLLPNAYRLTLMGVSLAEAEVYPDRELAINPGQVFGPLNGIAAKDPAFGLEAVWIEASQRDQAQSLGYTVVDASTVVATHLNQVLHKHAHELLGHEEVQQLMQLLAKSSPKLAEELVPGMISLSTLLKVLQALLQEQVPVRDIRTIAEAIANVAAKSQDPAAMVAAVRVALSRAIVQNVVGLEPQLPVITLEPRLEQILLNSLQKAGQGSEDGILLEPGMAEKLQRSLVEAAQRQEMMGKPAILLVAGPVRAMLSRFARLAVPNIHVLAYQEIPDNKQVTIVSTVGQN; encoded by the coding sequence TTGGATCGCACTCAACTCATCGGCATCCGCAACGGGATAACAGGCGCGGGCCGCGGCAACCTTGGCGTGCCGCTGCTGTTGCTCGTGATGATGGGCATGATGATGCTGTCGGTGCCGCCGTTCCTTCTGGATCTGCTGTTCACCTTCAACATCGCTCTGTCGATCGTTGTGTTGCTGGTCAGCGTTTATGCGCTGCGCCCGCTGGATTTCGCGGTATTCCCTACGATCTTGCTGGTTGCGACCCTGATGCGTCTGGCATTGAACGTCGCGTCGACGCGGGTGGTACTGATCAACGGTCACGAAGGCGGTTCGGCGGCCGGTCACGTGATCGAAGCCTTCGGTAATGTTGTGATCGGCGGCAACTACGTTGTCGGTATCGTCGTGTTCGCGATCCTGATGATCATCAACTTCGTCGTGGTGACAAAGGGTGCCGGGCGGATTTCCGAAGTCAGCGCGCGCTTTACCCTTGATGCCATGCCCGGCAAGCAGATGGCCATCGACGCCGACCTCAACGCCGGCCTGATCGACCAGTCCGAGGCCAAGCTGCGCCGTGTCGAAGTGGCGTCTGAAGCGGACTTCTATGGCTCGATGGACGGTGCGAGCAAGTTCGTGCGCGGTGACGCCATCGCGGGTTTGCTGATCCTGTTCATCAACCTGATCGGCGGCGTCGGTATCGGCATGGCGCAGCACGGCATGAGCTTCAGCGAAGCCGGCCAGGTGTACGCGCTGCTGACCATCGGTGACGGCCTCGTCGCGCAGATCCCCTCGCTCCTGCTTTCCACTGCCGCCGCCATTATGGTGACGCGCGTCACCAGCTCGGAAGACATGGGCCAGCAGGTCAACCGGCAGATGTTCGCCTCGCCCAAGGCCCTGGCCGTGTCGGCGGGCATCATGATTGCCATGGGCCTGGTGCCCGGCATGCCGCATATGTCCTTCCTTGGTCTCGGTGCGGTGGCTGCTGGCGGCGCGTACTGGATCTGGCATCGTCAGAAGCAGGTCAAGCAACACGCTGAGCAAGAGGTTCAGAAACAGCAGGAATTGCTTCCCGCGCAGCGCACCGCCGAAACCAAAGAGCTGGGCTGGGACGACGTAACCCCCGTGGATATGGTGGGCCTGGAGGTGGGCTACCGATTGATTCCGCTGGTCGATCGCAACCAGGGTGGCCAGTTGCTGGCGCGGATCAAGGGCGTTCGTAAGAAGCTGTCTCAGGATCTCGGGTTCCTGATGCCGTCGGTGCACATCCGCGACAACCTTGACCTGTTGCCGAACGCCTATCGGTTGACGCTCATGGGCGTCAGTCTGGCTGAAGCCGAGGTGTATCCGGATCGCGAGTTGGCAATCAACCCGGGACAGGTGTTCGGGCCTCTGAACGGCATCGCCGCCAAAGATCCGGCCTTTGGCCTGGAGGCGGTATGGATCGAGGCCAGTCAACGTGATCAAGCGCAATCGCTGGGCTACACGGTCGTGGATGCCAGCACCGTGGTTGCGACGCATCTTAATCAGGTCTTGCACAAGCATGCGCACGAGCTCCTCGGTCATGAGGAGGTTCAACAGCTGATGCAGCTTCTCGCGAAGAGCTCGCCGAAGCTGGCTGAAGAGCTGGTGCCGGGGATGATTTCACTGTCGACGCTGCTCAAGGTGCTTCAGGCGCTGCTGCAGGAGCAGGTACCGGTTCGGGACATTCGAACCATCGCCGAGGCCATCGCGAATGTCGCAGCCAAGAGTCAAGATCCCGCCGCGATGGTGGCGGCGGTGCGGGTCGCGTTGTCCCGTGCCATTGTGCAAAACGTTGTAGGGCTTGAGCCGCAGCTGCCTGTGATCACCCTTGAGCCCAGGTTGGAACAGATATTGCTAAACAGTCTGCAGAAGGCTGGACAGGGCTCGGAAGATGGCATTCTCCTCGAGCCAGGAATGGCCGAAAAATTGCAAAGGTCTCTGGTAGAAGCGGCACAGCGTCAAGAAATGATGGGTAAGCCAGCGATTCTGCTGGTGGCAGGTCCGGTCCGCGCGATGCTGTCGCGCTTCGCCCGACTCGCCGTACCGAACATTCATGTGCTGGCCTATCAGGAAATACCGGATAACAAGCAAGTCACCATCGTTTCAACGGTGGGCCAGAATTAA
- the fliM gene encoding flagellar motor switch protein FliM: MAVQDLLSQDEIDALLHGVDDGLVDTESDAEPGSIKSYDLTSQDRIVRGRMPTLEMVNERFARYTRISMFNLLRRSADVSVGGVQVMKFGEYVHSLYVPTSLNLVKIKPLRGTSLFILDAKLVFKLVDNFFGGDGRHAKIEGREFTPTELRVVRMVLDQAFVDLKEAWHAVLDVNFEYVHSEVNPALANIVSPSEVVVVSTFHIELESGGGDFHVTMPYSMIEPIREMLDAGFQSDVSDQDERWINALREDVLDVKVPLSSTVVRRQLKLRDILNMQPGDVIPVEMPEDMIMRANGMPTFKVKLGAHKGNLALQVLESVMRPR; this comes from the coding sequence ATGGCTGTTCAAGACCTGCTCTCGCAAGACGAGATTGACGCGCTCCTGCACGGGGTCGACGACGGTCTGGTCGATACCGAGAGCGATGCCGAACCGGGCAGCATCAAAAGCTATGACCTGACCAGCCAGGACCGTATCGTCCGCGGCCGTATGCCGACGCTGGAAATGGTCAACGAGCGCTTCGCTCGTTACACACGCATCAGCATGTTCAACCTGTTACGTCGCTCGGCTGATGTGTCGGTCGGTGGCGTTCAGGTGATGAAGTTCGGCGAGTACGTGCATTCGCTCTACGTACCTACCAGCCTCAACCTGGTGAAAATCAAGCCGCTGCGCGGCACGTCGCTGTTCATTCTGGACGCCAAGCTGGTGTTCAAGCTGGTCGACAACTTCTTCGGCGGGGACGGGCGGCACGCGAAGATCGAGGGGCGCGAGTTCACGCCAACCGAGCTGCGCGTGGTGCGCATGGTGTTGGATCAAGCTTTCGTTGACCTGAAGGAAGCCTGGCACGCGGTGCTCGACGTCAATTTCGAGTATGTGCATTCGGAAGTGAACCCGGCATTAGCCAACATCGTCAGCCCGAGTGAAGTGGTGGTGGTGTCGACCTTCCACATCGAACTCGAGAGTGGTGGTGGTGACTTCCATGTGACCATGCCGTATTCGATGATCGAGCCGATCCGCGAAATGCTCGATGCCGGCTTCCAATCGGACGTCAGCGACCAGGACGAGCGCTGGATCAATGCGTTGCGCGAAGACGTGCTGGACGTGAAGGTCCCGCTCAGTTCGACCGTTGTGCGCCGTCAGCTCAAGCTGCGCGACATCCTGAACATGCAGCCGGGCGATGTGATCCCGGTTGAAATGCCCGAAGACATGATCATGCGTGCCAACGGCATGCCGACGTTCAAGGTCAAGCTGGGCGCGCACAAGGGCAACCTGGCCCTGCAGGTGCTTGAGTCGGTCATGCGACCTCGTTGA
- the fliP gene encoding flagellar type III secretion system pore protein FliP (The bacterial flagellar biogenesis protein FliP forms a type III secretion system (T3SS)-type pore required for flagellar assembly.) → MLRLLLAAVLMLAAPFAVGQDAGGLIAQGDNPLSIPAITLSTDAEGQQEYSVSLQILLIMTALSFIPAFVMLMTSFTRIIIVFSILRQALGLQQTPSNQILVGLTIFLTLFIMAPVFERINNEAVQPYLNEQLSAPDAIARAEIPLKNFMLAQTRESDLELFVRLSRRTDIQTPDAAPLTILVPAFVTSELKTAFQIGFMIFIPFLIIDMVVASVLMAMGMMMLSPLIISLPFKIMLFVLVDGWGLIIGTLASSFGTL, encoded by the coding sequence ATGCTTCGATTGCTGTTGGCGGCCGTGCTGATGCTGGCCGCCCCGTTTGCCGTGGGTCAGGATGCCGGTGGTTTGATTGCTCAGGGCGACAATCCGCTGTCGATACCGGCGATTACGCTGAGTACCGATGCCGAAGGGCAGCAGGAGTATTCGGTCAGCCTGCAGATTCTGCTGATCATGACGGCGCTGAGCTTCATCCCGGCGTTCGTCATGCTGATGACCAGCTTCACCCGGATCATCATCGTCTTTTCCATTTTGCGTCAGGCGTTGGGCTTGCAGCAGACGCCGTCGAATCAGATTCTGGTGGGTCTGACGATTTTCTTGACGCTGTTCATCATGGCGCCGGTGTTCGAGCGGATTAACAACGAGGCGGTGCAGCCTTACCTCAACGAACAATTGTCGGCGCCTGATGCGATCGCGCGGGCAGAGATCCCGTTGAAGAACTTCATGCTGGCGCAAACGCGCGAGAGCGATCTGGAGTTGTTTGTGCGGCTGTCGCGCCGCACCGACATCCAGACGCCGGACGCCGCGCCGCTGACAATTTTGGTCCCGGCATTCGTGACGTCAGAGCTGAAGACGGCCTTCCAGATCGGTTTCATGATCTTCATTCCGTTTCTGATCATCGACATGGTGGTGGCCAGCGTGCTGATGGCGATGGGCATGATGATGCTCTCGCCGCTCATCATTTCGTTGCCCTTCAAGATCATGCTGTTCGTGCTGGTCGATGGCTGGGGGCTGATCATCGGTACGCTCGCGAGCAGTTTCGGCACGCTTTAG
- the fliR gene encoding flagellar biosynthetic protein FliR: protein MLELSDAQIGAWVGQFLLPLFRIAALLMSMPIIGTQLVPMRVRLYLAVAIAVVLVPGLPAVPVVEALSGQALVLIAEQILIGVMLGFVLQLFFQVFIVSGQLLAMQMGLGFASMVDPANGVSVPVIGQFFNMLVILLFLAMNGHLVVLEILTESFTTLPIGGWLVGTNHFWEVAGKLGWVLGAGLLLVLPAITALLVVNLAFGLMTRAAPQLNIFSIGFPLTLVLGLIIVWIGMADILAQYQTFVSEALAMLRELIGLR from the coding sequence GTGCTTGAGCTCAGCGATGCGCAGATCGGCGCCTGGGTCGGGCAATTTCTGCTGCCGTTGTTCCGGATCGCGGCACTGCTCATGAGCATGCCGATTATCGGTACGCAACTGGTACCGATGCGCGTGCGCCTCTACCTGGCCGTTGCAATCGCGGTTGTTCTCGTCCCTGGGCTACCGGCCGTCCCGGTGGTGGAAGCGCTGAGCGGGCAGGCGTTAGTGCTGATCGCCGAGCAGATCCTGATCGGCGTGATGCTGGGCTTTGTGCTGCAGCTGTTCTTTCAGGTGTTCATCGTTTCCGGTCAGCTGCTCGCCATGCAGATGGGCCTGGGTTTCGCATCAATGGTCGATCCGGCCAACGGCGTCTCGGTCCCGGTGATTGGCCAGTTCTTCAATATGCTGGTGATCCTGCTGTTTTTGGCCATGAACGGTCATCTGGTGGTGCTGGAGATTCTCACCGAGAGTTTCACAACGCTGCCCATCGGCGGCTGGTTGGTTGGTACCAATCACTTCTGGGAAGTCGCCGGCAAGCTGGGATGGGTGCTCGGCGCCGGTTTGTTGCTGGTGTTGCCAGCGATTACCGCGCTGCTGGTGGTCAACCTGGCGTTCGGCCTAATGACCCGGGCGGCCCCGCAGCTGAACATTTTCTCCATCGGTTTCCCGTTGACCCTGGTGCTTGGCCTGATCATCGTCTGGATCGGCATGGCCGACATCCTGGCGCAGTATCAGACCTTCGTCAGTGAAGCGCTGGCAATGCTTCGTGAATTGATCGGCTTGCGCTGA
- the sodC gene encoding superoxide dismutase family protein, whose protein sequence is MKQWIIAALAGCTAMSLQAETLSVPVNAVSADGVGKSVGTIKIESSEYGLVFRPELSGLDAGAHGFHIHAKGSCDPAEKDGETIAAGAAGGHWDPKNTGTHGEPWGEGHMGDLPALMVSGDGTANQPVLAPRLKSLGDIKGLALMVHKGGDNHADHPQPLGGGGARVACGLIE, encoded by the coding sequence ATGAAACAGTGGATCATCGCAGCCCTTGCCGGCTGCACGGCCATGAGCCTGCAAGCCGAAACCCTCAGCGTGCCGGTGAACGCGGTATCGGCTGACGGCGTCGGCAAATCCGTCGGGACCATCAAGATCGAGAGCAGCGAGTACGGGCTCGTCTTCCGTCCGGAGCTATCGGGTCTGGACGCCGGCGCCCATGGCTTCCATATCCATGCCAAAGGCAGCTGCGACCCAGCGGAGAAAGACGGCGAGACCATCGCAGCAGGCGCCGCCGGAGGGCACTGGGACCCGAAGAACACCGGTACGCATGGCGAGCCGTGGGGCGAAGGCCATATGGGCGACCTCCCCGCGCTCATGGTGAGCGGCGACGGCACCGCCAATCAGCCGGTCCTCGCCCCACGCTTGAAAAGCCTGGGCGACATCAAGGGCCTGGCACTGATGGTTCACAAAGGTGGCGATAACCACGCTGACCACCCACAGCCACTCGGTGGCGGAGGCGCTCGAGTGGCCTGCGGGTTGATCGAGTAA
- the fliQ gene encoding flagellar biosynthesis protein FliQ: protein MTPEVAVDLFRESLWMTAMIVGVLVVPSLLVGLVVAMFQAATQINEQTLSFLPRLLVMLMTLIWAGPWLVRELMEYTQGLIQNIPLIIG from the coding sequence ATGACACCCGAAGTCGCGGTTGATTTGTTTCGAGAAAGCCTGTGGATGACGGCCATGATCGTCGGTGTACTGGTGGTGCCGAGTCTGCTGGTCGGCCTCGTGGTCGCGATGTTCCAGGCGGCGACGCAGATCAACGAACAAACCCTGAGTTTTCTGCCGCGACTGTTAGTGATGCTGATGACGCTGATCTGGGCGGGCCCCTGGCTGGTTCGCGAGTTGATGGAATACACCCAGGGCTTGATCCAGAACATCCCGTTGATCATCGGCTAG